In one Rutidosis leptorrhynchoides isolate AG116_Rl617_1_P2 chromosome 8, CSIRO_AGI_Rlap_v1, whole genome shotgun sequence genomic region, the following are encoded:
- the LOC139863974 gene encoding uncharacterized protein has product MLLCHQKGCKSFADIRTVNNIVHSTYRSACEAIGLLGDDKEWSTSLEEASISASSSELRSLFEKHWKLMSDDISIRAAVSLNMSKLHINTKELHNFVLYEVELLLNQCSRSIAEYGLPSLPPDLRLDLANRLIMEEKNYDRESLEMERIQLESIMNSKQKIVYDLITRASYAQATELIFVSGHGGMAKTFLWKAIITVLRARGKIVLAVVSSGIASLLLPSGRTNDAADAINKTIVDTVDGPIKTYHSLDTATPHGNDGGESELLYPVEYLNTLNFPGLPPHALELKISVPSILLRNVNVGGGLYNGTRMIVTQLLSNQFNVK; this is encoded by the exons ATGCTCCTTTGCCATCAAAAGGGCTGCAAAAGCTTCGCAGATATTAGAACAGTCAATAATATTGTTCATTCTACATATCGATCGGCATGCGAGGCTATTGGCTTACTcggtgatgataaagaatggtcaaCTTCTCTTGAAGAGGCTTCTATATCTGCGTCTTCGTCTGAGCTCCGCTCACTTTTC GAAAAACACTGGAAACTTATGTCTGATGATATTTCTATTCGGGCTGCTGTTTCATTAAACATGTCAAAATTGCATATAAATACTAAAGAACTCCATAATTTTGTTTTGTATGAGGTTGAGCTTCTTTTAAATCAATGTTCAAGGTCAATAGCTGAGTATGGGTTACCTTCGTTGCCGCCAGACCTCCGGTTAGATCTTGCCAATCGGTTGATTATGGAGGAGAAAAATTATGATCGGGAATCACTTGAAATGGAACGCATACAACTTGAGAGCATAATGAATTCGAAACAAAAAATAGTGTACGATCTGATTACACGAGCCTCGTATGCTCAGGCAACTGAACTGATATTCGTTTCTGGGCATGGCGGTATGGCTAAGACATTCTTATGGAAGGCGATTATTACAGTATTGAGAGCAAGGGGTAAAATTGTTCTTGCTGTAGTATCATCTGGTATTGCATCCCTTCTTTTGCCATCAGGGCGAACG AATGATGCAGCCGATGCAATAAATAAGACCATTGTCGATACGGTTGACGGGCCGATTAAAACTTACCATAGTTTAGACACTGCGACGCCGCATGGAAATGACGGTGGTGAATCAGAACTCCTATACCCTGTTGAATACCTGAATACATTAAATTTTCCCGGTCTTCCACCGCACGCGCTAGAGCTAAAAATCAGTGTACCATCTATTTTGCTTAGAAATGTTAATGTTGGTGGTGGGCTTTATAATGGAACAAGGATGATAGTTACTCAACTATTATCTAATCAGTTTAATGTGAAATAA